CGGCAGGAAATAAATTTTCAAAAACCAATTTCGTGCCATCTTTTTCCACTTCGCATTCGAAATTTTGGCGGACCAATTTTGCACTACGAACGCCTTGACGAATGTCGTTCAGCAGTTAAAAAGGGAACGGATGAACAAATTTTACTTTATGATTTTTTGCATTCATCACTCAAGCGCAAATTTGGAAATTCTTGGTTTAATAAAATGCGTTCAATATTCCGCGTTTCACCTTCGGACATCGAGTAAATAATTTGTTATGCTTTATCAGGAATTGCGGCAACGATTAGAACAGAAACTCTCTCCGCAACAAATACAATACTTAAAATTATTACAGCAACCTTTACTTTCGTTGGAACAATGCATTAAACAGGAATTGGAGTTTAATCCTTTTCTTGAAGAAGGAGACAATGAAGAAGAAACACAGGAAGAACAATCATCGGATGATACACTCGAATCAGAAAGCAGCGACAATGAAGAAAAAACGACAGAGGACGATTTTTCATTTGAACATTTATTAAACGATGAGAACGAAGGTTACAAAAGTTCTGAACATTGGGACAATAACGAAGACAAAGAAGATTTTCCCGCAGAAGAACGATTGCCATTATATTCCCAACTCATTGAACAATTACAACTTCTTGAACTTTCTGACGAAGAAAAAATTTTCGGTAAAGAAGTAATTGGTAATTTAGATGATGATGGATATTTGCGAATTCCATTGGATGATATTCTTGCAGAAGTTAATAACATCATCACCAAAGAAAAAGCGGAACATGTCTTACACGAAATCCAACATCTTGACCCGCCGGGAATCGCATCACGAAATTTGCGCGAATGTTTGTTGGCACAACTCGATGGCGGACAGTTCGAACTGAAAAGAGAAGAACTTGCGAGAAATATTTTAGAATTTTGTTACGATGACTTCATCAATAAACGCTTGGAAAAAGTTATAGAGAAGTTAAAAACAACTCCCGATGAATTTAAAAATGCTGAGCAACTCATTAGAAAATTAAATCCCAAACCGGGAGAAAGTACTGCAAACAGCGAACAGCTCACAATTATTCCGGATTTTATTGTCAAGCAAAACAATGACGAACTTCTTGTTGAAGCAACAAACACATATTTGCCAAACATTCGCATTAATAAACGATACATCGAAATGATGACGCATCAAACAGCTCAAATTTCTCAGGAAGCGAAGGATTTTATCAAGCAACGGTTTGATGCAGCGAAAACATTTATCCAAAGCATTCAGCAGCGGCATACGACGTTGTTAGATATTATGAATGCCATTATTTCCAAGCAACCGGAATTTTTTGAAACGGGAGAAAATCTTCGCCCGCTCACGAATCGCAATATTGCAGAAATAGTACATCTCGACGAATCAACTGTGAGCAGAGCAGTACATGGAAAATATGTTCAAACGCAGCACGGAACATTCCCTCTGAAATATTTTTTTAGTAGTAAAGTACAGCAATCAAACGGCGAAGATATTTCTAACAAAGAAGCAAAACAGATGATTAAACGACTCATTGAAAGAGAAGATAAAACACATCCGCTCTCCGATGATTTGATAGCAAAACAGATGACGCTTAAAGGACTTCCGCTTGCGCGAAGAACGATTACAAAATACCGCGAGCAACTTGCCATTCCCGTTGCACGTCTACGACGTAAACTCTAATGCGTATTTTCGTCACAAAATTCACTTATATCAGATAAAAAAATATTCAAAAAAATTTCAATGGATTTTATTTTTCACGCAACAACAGTCATAGGAATCAGAAGAAACTGCGAAGTCGCAATCGGTTCCGATGGGCAAGTAACAGTAAGCAATACCGTGATGAAAAACCACGCGAAGAAAGTGAGAAAATTGCACGATGGAAAAATTCTTGCTGGTTTTGCGGGCGCAGCAGCAGATGCATTGACATTGTTTGATAAATTTGAAAGTAAACTGGAACAATATCGAGGAAATCTTGAACGCGCTTCCGTTGAACTTGCAAAAGAATGGAGAACGGATAAATATCTTCATCGTCTTGAAGCGTTACTCGCAGTAATGGATAAGGAACGTTCATTATTAATTTCAGGTACGGGAGAAATTATCGAACCTGACGATGGAATTATTGCTATCGGAAGTGGGGGAAGTTTTGCGCTTGCTGCTGCACGAATGCTTGTGAAACATTCTTCGCTTTCAGCAAAAGAAATTGTTCGCGAATCATTAGAAACAGCAGGAGATATTTGTATTTTCACGAATAAAAATATTACGATTGAAGAACTTTAATCCCAAAGTAGAATTGGTAAAATATTCATTTCATTTAAAAATTATTGATGGAAAAAAAAATAAAACAGAACAACCATAAAGAATTAACACCGAGCGAAATCGTCAAAGAACTCGATAAATACATCATTGGGCAAAACAATGCAAAGAAATCCGTTGCAATTGCACTTCGAA
This region of Ignavibacteria bacterium genomic DNA includes:
- the rpoN gene encoding RNA polymerase factor sigma-54, with protein sequence MLYQELRQRLEQKLSPQQIQYLKLLQQPLLSLEQCIKQELEFNPFLEEGDNEEETQEEQSSDDTLESESSDNEEKTTEDDFSFEHLLNDENEGYKSSEHWDNNEDKEDFPAEERLPLYSQLIEQLQLLELSDEEKIFGKEVIGNLDDDGYLRIPLDDILAEVNNIITKEKAEHVLHEIQHLDPPGIASRNLRECLLAQLDGGQFELKREELARNILEFCYDDFINKRLEKVIEKLKTTPDEFKNAEQLIRKLNPKPGESTANSEQLTIIPDFIVKQNNDELLVEATNTYLPNIRINKRYIEMMTHQTAQISQEAKDFIKQRFDAAKTFIQSIQQRHTTLLDIMNAIISKQPEFFETGENLRPLTNRNIAEIVHLDESTVSRAVHGKYVQTQHGTFPLKYFFSSKVQQSNGEDISNKEAKQMIKRLIEREDKTHPLSDDLIAKQMTLKGLPLARRTITKYREQLAIPVARLRRKL
- the hslV gene encoding ATP-dependent protease subunit HslV, which codes for MDFIFHATTVIGIRRNCEVAIGSDGQVTVSNTVMKNHAKKVRKLHDGKILAGFAGAAADALTLFDKFESKLEQYRGNLERASVELAKEWRTDKYLHRLEALLAVMDKERSLLISGTGEIIEPDDGIIAIGSGGSFALAAARMLVKHSSLSAKEIVRESLETAGDICIFTNKNITIEEL